The following proteins come from a genomic window of Carassius auratus strain Wakin chromosome 18, ASM336829v1, whole genome shotgun sequence:
- the LOC113118586 gene encoding sodium- and chloride-dependent GABA transporter 2-like isoform X2: MDRIEGQIEERGYWGSKTEYLLAVAGNVIGLGNVWRFPYLCYKYGGGAFLIPYLVFVVTCGVPLFLLETAMGQYTQEGGITCWHRLCPLAEGIGYGGQLILLYSCMYYIVILAWALFYLIFSFSSQLPWASCDNTWNTDDCVNLAAKNLTLNQTTLINSTPAATEFWERRVLSLSGGIEEIGKINWEILLCLIAMWVICYFCIWKGVKSTGKAVYFTATFPYVMLLVLLIRGLTLPGALQGVVFYLYPEPARLFDPQVWLEAGAQILFSYSVSVGTLTVLSSYNKYNNNCYRDSLWLCILNSCTSLVAGFAVFSVLGFMAQEQGIPIAEVAESGPGLAFIAYPQAVAMMPLPQLWAACFFIMIILLGLDTQFVSMEAVTTSVIDLFPMILRREGRREIFILLFCLICFLGQFIMVTEGGMYVFQLFDYYACNGACVLFLSVFETLAMGWIFGAERMFDIIEDMTNSRPNYIFMLCWKYLTPLVSVVSFFCSMVEYTPLTFNRWYVYPDWAYVLGWLLALSSIILVPGWALGQLFAGKGSLKQRWRHLCSPDPELPLTSKQRAEMKETTFTAEMEDLVRANINEDENGH; the protein is encoded by the exons ATGGACAGAATAGAAGGACAAATAGAGGAGAGAGGGTACTGGGGCAGTAAAACAGAGTATCTTCTGGCTGTGGCAGGGAATGTGATTGGACTGGGTAACGTGTGGAGGTTTCCTTACCTCTGTTACAAGTATGGAGGAG GGGCATTCCTGATACCCTACCTGGTGTTTGTGGTTACCTGTGGGGTTCCTCTGTTCCTGCTAGAAACAGCTATGGGACAGTACACACAGGAAGGGGGCATTACTTGTTGGCATCGGCTCTGTCCATTAGCTGAGG GTATTGGCTATGGAGGACAACTGATTCTTTTGTACAGCTGCATGTATTACATCGTCATTTTGGCCTGGGCGCTTTTCTACCTCATCTTCTCTTTCAGCTCCCAACTGCCATGGGCCAGCTGTGACAACACCTGGAACACAG atGACTGTGTAAATCTTGCTGCAAAGAATTTGACCCTCAACCAAACAACGCTGATTAATTCAACACCTGCTGCTACTGAGTTCTGGGA ACGCAGAGTTCTGTCTCTCTCTGGAGGTATTGAGGAGATCGGTAAGATCAACTGGGAGATTCTTCTGTGTCTCATTGCAATGTGGGTCATTTGTTATTTCTGCATCTGGAAAGGAGTCAAATCTACAGGCAAG GCGGTGTATTTCACAGCTACATTTCCTTATGTGATGCTGCTTGTGTTGCTGATTCGTGGGTTGACTCTTCCTGGAGCTCTGCAGGGGGTTGTGTTTTACCTGTACCCTGAACCAGCCCGTCTCTTTGACCCGCAG GTTTGGTTGGAGGCCGGGGCACAGATCTTATTTTCCTACAGTGTGTCTGTTGGCACTCTCACTGTTTTATCCAGCtacaataaatacaacaacaactgCTACAG GGACAGCTTGTGGCTTTGCATCCTGAACAGTTGCACAAGTTTGGTGGCTGGCTTTGCTGTGTTCTCAGTCTTGGGCTTCATGGCCCAAGAGCAGGGCATCCCCATTGCAGAGGTGGCAGAATCAG GGCCAGGACTAGCATTCATAGCTTATCCACAGGCTGTAGCTATGATGCCTCTTCCTCAGTTGTGGGCtgcttgtttcttcatcatgaTTATTTTGCTGGGGCTAGATACACAG TTTGTTTCAATGGAAGCCGTCACAACGTCAGTGATTGACCTCTTCCCCATGATTCTGCGCAGAGAAGGACGGCGAGAAATCTTCATACTGCTCTTCTGTCTCATTTGCTTCTTGGGCCAATTCATCATGGTTACAGAG GGGGGGATGTATGTATTCCAGTTGTTTGACTACTATGCCTGCAATGGAGCCTGTGTACTGTTCCTGTCTGTGTTTGAGACTCTGGCCATGGGTTGGATTTTTG gggctgagagaatgTTTGACATCATTGAGGACATGACGAACTCACGGCCCAACTACATATTCATGCTGTGCTGGAAATACCTGACTCCTCTCGTATCTGTG GTGTCTTTTTTCTGTTCTATGGTAGAGTACACGCCCCTCACCTTTAACCGCTGGTATGTGTACCCAGACTGGGCGTATGTGCTAGGCTGGTTACTGGCCCTGTCCTCCATCATACTGGTGCCTGGATGGGCGCTGGGTCAACTGTTTGCCGGGAAAGGGAGTCTGAAACAG CGTTGGCGTCACCTGTGTAGTCCTGATCCAGAGCTTCCTCTCACCTCCAAACAAAGAGCTGAAATGAAGGAAACCACTTTCACTGCAGAGATGGAAGATTTAGTTAGGGCAAACATAAATGAAGATGAAAATGGACACTAA
- the LOC113118586 gene encoding sodium- and chloride-dependent GABA transporter 2-like isoform X1 gives MDRIEGQIEERGYWGSKTEYLLAVAGNVIGLGNVWRFPYLCYKYGGGAFLIPYLVFVVTCGVPLFLLETAMGQYTQEGGITCWHRLCPLAEGIGYGGQLILLYSCMYYIVILAWALFYLIFSFSSQLPWASCDNTWNTDDCVNLAAKNLTLNQTTLINSTPAATEFWERRVLSLSGGIEEIGKINWEILLCLIAMWVICYFCIWKGVKSTGKAVYFTATFPYVMLLVLLIRGLTLPGALQGVVFYLYPEPARLFDPQVWLEAGAQILFSYSVSVGTLTVLSSYNKYNNNCYRDSLWLCILNSCTSLVAGFAVFSVLGFMAQEQGIPIAEVAESGPGLAFIAYPQAVAMMPLPQLWAACFFIMIILLGLDTQFVSMEAVTTSVIDLFPMILRREGRREIFILLFCLICFLGQFIMVTEGGMYVFQLFDYYACNGACVLFLSVFETLAMGWIFGAERMFDIIEDMTNSRPNYIFMLCWKYLTPLVSVVSFFCSMVEYTPLTFNRWYVYPDWAYVLGWLLALSSIILVPGWALGQLFAGKGSLKQVRHFTR, from the exons ATGGACAGAATAGAAGGACAAATAGAGGAGAGAGGGTACTGGGGCAGTAAAACAGAGTATCTTCTGGCTGTGGCAGGGAATGTGATTGGACTGGGTAACGTGTGGAGGTTTCCTTACCTCTGTTACAAGTATGGAGGAG GGGCATTCCTGATACCCTACCTGGTGTTTGTGGTTACCTGTGGGGTTCCTCTGTTCCTGCTAGAAACAGCTATGGGACAGTACACACAGGAAGGGGGCATTACTTGTTGGCATCGGCTCTGTCCATTAGCTGAGG GTATTGGCTATGGAGGACAACTGATTCTTTTGTACAGCTGCATGTATTACATCGTCATTTTGGCCTGGGCGCTTTTCTACCTCATCTTCTCTTTCAGCTCCCAACTGCCATGGGCCAGCTGTGACAACACCTGGAACACAG atGACTGTGTAAATCTTGCTGCAAAGAATTTGACCCTCAACCAAACAACGCTGATTAATTCAACACCTGCTGCTACTGAGTTCTGGGA ACGCAGAGTTCTGTCTCTCTCTGGAGGTATTGAGGAGATCGGTAAGATCAACTGGGAGATTCTTCTGTGTCTCATTGCAATGTGGGTCATTTGTTATTTCTGCATCTGGAAAGGAGTCAAATCTACAGGCAAG GCGGTGTATTTCACAGCTACATTTCCTTATGTGATGCTGCTTGTGTTGCTGATTCGTGGGTTGACTCTTCCTGGAGCTCTGCAGGGGGTTGTGTTTTACCTGTACCCTGAACCAGCCCGTCTCTTTGACCCGCAG GTTTGGTTGGAGGCCGGGGCACAGATCTTATTTTCCTACAGTGTGTCTGTTGGCACTCTCACTGTTTTATCCAGCtacaataaatacaacaacaactgCTACAG GGACAGCTTGTGGCTTTGCATCCTGAACAGTTGCACAAGTTTGGTGGCTGGCTTTGCTGTGTTCTCAGTCTTGGGCTTCATGGCCCAAGAGCAGGGCATCCCCATTGCAGAGGTGGCAGAATCAG GGCCAGGACTAGCATTCATAGCTTATCCACAGGCTGTAGCTATGATGCCTCTTCCTCAGTTGTGGGCtgcttgtttcttcatcatgaTTATTTTGCTGGGGCTAGATACACAG TTTGTTTCAATGGAAGCCGTCACAACGTCAGTGATTGACCTCTTCCCCATGATTCTGCGCAGAGAAGGACGGCGAGAAATCTTCATACTGCTCTTCTGTCTCATTTGCTTCTTGGGCCAATTCATCATGGTTACAGAG GGGGGGATGTATGTATTCCAGTTGTTTGACTACTATGCCTGCAATGGAGCCTGTGTACTGTTCCTGTCTGTGTTTGAGACTCTGGCCATGGGTTGGATTTTTG gggctgagagaatgTTTGACATCATTGAGGACATGACGAACTCACGGCCCAACTACATATTCATGCTGTGCTGGAAATACCTGACTCCTCTCGTATCTGTG GTGTCTTTTTTCTGTTCTATGGTAGAGTACACGCCCCTCACCTTTAACCGCTGGTATGTGTACCCAGACTGGGCGTATGTGCTAGGCTGGTTACTGGCCCTGTCCTCCATCATACTGGTGCCTGGATGGGCGCTGGGTCAACTGTTTGCCGGGAAAGGGAGTCTGAAACAGGTCAGGCATTTTACAAGATAA